DNA from Candidatus Tanganyikabacteria bacterium:
CGTGATCACGGCCCCGACGCCCAGGATGATCCCCAGCGCGGTCAGCACCGACCGCAGCATGTGCAGCCGCAGGTTGGTCAGTCCCAGGCGGATGGTCTCGAGGATGAAGGTCATGGGTGCGGGCCGCAGAGCGGCGAAAGCGTACGCAAACCGCTCGACGCGGCCGCGAGCGTGCTTCCCGGCTATGAAGCCAGGGTCTGCCGCAGGTAGCGCCGGGTGTGGCTGCCCTTGGGCGGGTGGCCCGCGTCGGTTGCCACCACGGTCGTCTTCCGTCCGTGCCCCGACTGACCGGCTCGGCGGTCAGTCGGGGTTGGGATTCCAGACCCGATACGGGCCGCTCATGGCGTGACCCAATCGTGGATGCGCAGGCATCGGCACACCCGGGCCGAATGCGGCAGCAACGCCGCGCGTATTGACCGCGGTTCGGACGCCCCGTCCCGGCTGACCGCCGAGCCGGTCAGCGGCGCACGGGCGGTGGAGCGCAAACGCGTTCGTCAGCCGGGCCACTTGCCGCGCCAATCTACTGGGACGGATCGCCTGCGGGTTTGGATCGTGCATCGTCCTTTCCGGTACGCTGCAGGCGCCACTCTTCCCAAGTCAGCGGCTTCAGCCCTGCCTTTTCACGCTCGATGTTCTGGGCGTGAAACGCCGTACGCTCTTCTTTCAGCTTGCCCGCGTCGTAGGCAAGAGCACCGACCCCGACGGCGAGGCACCCCGAGAGGCTAGAGACCATCAGTACTGACATCACCAATACCCCAAGACGTCTGGACACTGCGTTCATATCGAACTCCTTGGCGGTCGTCCTGCCGCGCGATTCCGTCCATTGATTCAGGATACCGTGGAAAGAGACGACTCGTACCGCACATGCCATGCCAAACGCACACCAAACATGCGATGCCCGAGGACGGCGGGGGGCAGGGCAATCGCATTATCGCCTTCGACCTGCCGACACAGGGTTCAGGGCTCTCCGGTGCCCCGTGAATCCCCGACGGATCCACGAGGACGCGGGGGCGCTTGTGGGCCCGTTCACCGGGTGTTTGCCGGTAATGCGATTGCCCTGCGGCGGGGGGCTCCCTACCTTCTCCTGACCGACCGGGAGGTACTCTGATGGATGAACACAGTGGTCTTGCCTCTGCGGAGTACGGTTTTGACCTTCCCGACAAGCTGAGGACGGTTGTCGATTCGTACCAGCTGGCTCGTGAGGCGTACTGGCGTTCCCGTCTGAAGGGCGAAGACTGGACACCGAGCAGACAGCTGCTGAAGGACGCCGACGCAATCGCAAAGTTGATTCACGATCGGGCTCGATCGCTTCAGAACGTTGGTACTGCGACGGACGTGAACCAAGTCCACTCGCTCTACATCGCAGCTTGCGAGCGACTAAACCGGGAGTATTCGGACCTCGATGAGCAGCTACGCGAGGCGGGCTTGTCGCGTGCTCAACGAGACGAGCTGCTCTCCTCCCTGACTCGTCCGAACTCATCCGGCCCACGACAAGACCACCCATTTCAGGTCGTGCGCGAGTCGCTGTGGATCGCCGAGGCTTGGGATGCCGTGGAGTCGATAGTGGAGCGAGCGGAGCGTTGCATTCAATTGGAGCGATTGGTCCGCGACACGCTGGGCACGCGACGTGCTCCGGGGCCTTGCCTGCGGTATCTGTCGTTGGTCAGCCGGTGCTTCGTAAACGGCCTTGACACCGAGTGCGTTGCGATGTGCCGCGCTGCTCTGGAGACAGCTCTCAAGGACGCTGTGACTGATGAGCACCGTGCACGCGCGCAACGTCATCGCGACGACCCGACGCTCAGCGACCTCATCTGCGCGGCATTCCATCCGTCAAACCAGCTTCTCAATGGCCAACACGCTTTGCAGAAAGCAGCCGAGCAGGTCAAACTGAGGGGAAACAAAGCCGTTCACGGCTATCCGGGCATCGCGAATGATGTGCTCGAGACGATCGAGATGCTGCTCACGTTGGTCGACGCGTTGGCCGGACTGAGCGATTCGCAGGGCTAACCCGGCGGGTGGCCTGCGTCGGTTGCCACCACGGTCGTCTTCCGTCCGTGCCCCGACTGACCGGC
Protein-coding regions in this window:
- a CDS encoding DUF4145 domain-containing protein, coding for MDEHSGLASAEYGFDLPDKLRTVVDSYQLAREAYWRSRLKGEDWTPSRQLLKDADAIAKLIHDRARSLQNVGTATDVNQVHSLYIAACERLNREYSDLDEQLREAGLSRAQRDELLSSLTRPNSSGPRQDHPFQVVRESLWIAEAWDAVESIVERAERCIQLERLVRDTLGTRRAPGPCLRYLSLVSRCFVNGLDTECVAMCRAALETALKDAVTDEHRARAQRHRDDPTLSDLICAAFHPSNQLLNGQHALQKAAEQVKLRGNKAVHGYPGIANDVLETIEMLLTLVDALAGLSDSQG